TCATTAGGGTTGTCAAACATTAATACGTTTGCGTTAGTAAGCATCATTCTAGCTATCATACATCTTACTTTTTCTCCTCCAGATAAAACTGAACAGCTCTTTAATGTTTCCTCTCCAGTAAACAACATTCTACCTAAGAATCCTCTTACAAAAGCCTCATGTTGATCTGGTGAATAAGGTCTTAACCAATCTATTAGATTTAACTCTTTATTTTCAAAGAACTTAGTGTTATCCTTTGGCATATAAGCTTGGCTTGTTGTAACTCCCCAAGTATAGCTTCCTGAATCTGGTTCCATCTCTCCACTTAAGATATTTAATAGAGTAGTTTTTACGATATCATTCTTAGCTAAGAATACAACCTTATCTCCAGTATAGATAGTGAATGATACATTATCTAAAACTTTTACTCCATCTATTGTCTTAGTTAAGTTCTCAACTTTAAGCATGTTGTTTCCAGCTTCTCTCTCTTGTTTAAACTCAACAAATGGGTATTTTCTGTTAGAAACTTGCATATCTTCAAGTTGTAACTTATCAAGAAGTTTCTTTCTTGATGTAGCTTGTTTAGATTTAGATGCGTTGGCACTGAATCTAGCAATGAACTCTTGTAGCTCTTGTCTTTTTTGCTCAAGTTTCTTGTTTTTAGCTGATATTAATTTTGTCATAAGTTGATTTGATTCATACCAGAAATCATAGTTTCCAACATACATCTTGATTTTTCCATAATCTATGTCTGTAATATGTGTACACACTTTATTTAAGAAGTGTCTATCGTGAGATATAACTATTACAGTTGTATTATCTAAATCCATTAGGAAATTTTCTAACCAAGTTATAGCTCTAATATCAAGTCCGTTAGTAGGCTCGTCTAGTAGTAGAACATCTGGTTGTCCAAATAAAGCTTGGGCAAGTAATACCTTAACTTTCTCTGGCTCTCCTAACTCTTTCATATATTTGTGGTGTAACTCAGTTCCTATTCCTAATCCCATAAGTAAAGTTTCAGCTTCTGTTTCAGCTTCCCAACCATTTAGCTCGGCAAACTCTCCCTCTAACTCTCCAGCTCTTATTCCATCTTCGTCAGAGAACTCCTCTTTGGCATATATAGCATTTTTCTCAACTATGATATCCCAAAGTTTTTTATGTCCCATTAAAACAACATCTAAAACCTTATCCTCTTCATGAGCAAAGTGGTTTTGGTTAAGTACTGCCATTCTCTTATTTTTATCAAAGATTACCTCTCCTTCAGTTGGCTCTAATGCTCCTGAAAGTATCTTTACAAATGTAGACTTACCAGCTCCGTTAGCTCCTATAAGCCCATAACAGTTTCCCGGTGTAAATTTAATATTTACATCTTCAAATAATTTTCTACCAGAAAATCTCATACCTAGATTACTAGTTGCTATCATTTAAATAATTCCTCCTTGTTAACTCTTCAAAATTCCATACTATTATATCATTAATTTTAAACTTTTACAATTAAAAAAATATATTGTGTTTTTTTAAGTTTTATCATATAATATAACCTGAATGTTTTTAAGAAAAGGAGATTTTAAAGATGGCATCTATATTTGATAGTTTCAAAATAAAAAATATAGAGTTAAGAAATAGAATTGTTCTCCCACCACTTGTGAGATTTTCTATTGTTGGACTAGATGGATATGTTACTGATGAGTTAGTGGAGTGGTATGAAGATGTACTTCGTGGAGGGGTTGGCTTTGTAATAGTTGAAGCTACTGCTGTAAGTGAAGATGGAAAGTTAAGAGAGAATCAACTTGGAATATGGAACGATTCATTTATCCCTGGACTTAAAAGAATTGCAGACAAGTGTCATGAGTATAATGTTCCTGTAATCATACAGATACATCATGCTGGTTTTAAAGAGGATATCAAAAATGTTGATAAATCTGTACTTGAAGATATTTTAGAAAAGTTTAAAATAGCGTTTCATAGAGCAAAATTGGCCGGCTTTGATGGAATAGAGATACATGGAGCTCATACATATCTTATCTCTCAACTGAACTCTAGACTTTGGAATACTAGAAATGATGAGTACGGTGGAAGTTTTGAAGGAAGAATGTATTTCTCTAAAAGACTTATAGAGGAGACTAGAGAGCTTTTTGATGATAACTTTATCCTTGGATATAGAATGGGAGGAAATGAGCCTGAACTTTCTGATGGAATAGAGATTGCAAAGTATTTAGAAGGTTTAGGTGTAGATGTAATTCATGTTTCATCTGGTGTACCTGACCCTAAGTATATGAGAAAGGAAAAGATAGATATATCTTCTGATTTTCCATTAGATTGGGTAATATACATGGGAGTTGAGATAAAAAAACATCTCTCTATTCCTGTGATTGGAGTTAGAAATATAAAGAAAGAGAGTCAAGCTAGTTGGCTTGTTGAGAATAATCTTTTAGATCTTGTAGCTGTAGGTAGAGCTATGATAGCTCGTCCTAACTGGGTAAATGTAGCTAGAAAGGAGTACGAAGCTAGAAATGGAGTTAAAAACTCTTGATATATTTTGTGAAATTATAGATAACTATGGAGATATTGGTGTAGTTTATCGTACTGCTAAAGAGTTACAAAAAATATTTCCTAAAAGTAAGATAAGGGCATTTTTAAATAAATTAGATGAATTTAAAAAAATCAATTCCCAAGTACTTGACCTGCCATCACAAAATATTGATGGTATTGAGTATATTACATTTGATTATCTAAGAGATAATGCTAATGAACTTCTGACAGCACAAGTTATAATTGAAGCTTTTGGTTGTCAAATACCTAAAGAGTATATGGAAATTGCCTATGATAATTCTGAGTTACTTATCAATCTAGAGTATCTTTCAGCTGAGGATTGGATAGAAGACTTTCATCTTCAAAGCTCTCCACTTGGCAGAGGAAAACTAAAAAAAGTTTTCTTTATGCCGGGATTTACTGAAAAATCTGGAGGGGTTATAGCTGATTCAAACTATCTTGAGAGAATTCAAAGGGTCTTAGAAAACAAAGAGTTTTATGAAAAAAAATACCTTTCCGATATAGAGGATAGAGAAAATAAGATTATTGGAACACTTTTCTCTTATGAAAAAAACTTTACTCCTCTTTTAGAAGATCTCAAAAAATTGGATAAAGATGTTGTAATTTTAGCTATGGGAGAAAAGACACAGGATAGTTTAAGAAAAATTTTTAAAAATTTTTCAATAGAGGACTTTAGAAATTCTCTAAAATATGGTAAAATAGAAATAAGGTTTTTAAATTTTCTCAATCAAGAGGAGTATGAGGAGCTAATTAATATAGTTGATTTTAACTTTGTACGTGGAGAGGACTCTTTTATCAGAGCAGTTCTCATTGGTAAACCATATATGTGGCATATCTACTGTCAAGAGGAGTATGCTCATATGGATAAGATTGAGGGATTTTTAGATAAATATAGAAGAGTGATTGAAAACTTTAGTGATGAAGATTTTCTACTCAACATGGAAAAGTTTTTTAAAGATTATAATTTTAGAAAAGAAAACAGTTTGGAGCTTGGAAAGGAGAGTTATCTTTACTTTTTTGAGAACCTTGCAAAGATAGAAAAATATAATACTATCTTTAGAGATTTTCTTATACAAAAATGTAATCTTATAAATAAATTAAAAGATTTTATAGAAAAATATTGAGGAGGTTTACAAATGAAAATAGCTCAAGAATTAAGAGCAGGAAGCACAATCAAAATCGGAAACGATCCATTTGTAATTTTAAAAGCTGAGTACAACAAATCAGGAAGAAACGCTGCTGTTGTAAAATTCAAAATGAAAAACTTAATATCAGGAAACATTTCTGACGCTGTTTATAAAGCAGATGACAAAATGGACGATATCAGACTTGATAAAGTTAAAGCAATCTACTCTTACCACGATGGTGAGTTCTATGTATTCTCTAACCCAGAAACTTGGGATCAAATCGAACTTAAAGAGGAAGATTTAGGAGATGCTTTATACTACTTACAAGAAGAGATGGAATTAGAAGTAGTTTACTACGAGTCTACTCCAGTTGCAGTTGAATTACCTACTTTCGTAGAAAGAGAAATAGTTTACACTGAGCCAGGATTAAGAGGAGATACTACTGGTAAAGTATTAAAACCAGCTAAAATCAATACTGGATATGAAATCCAAGTTCCTTTATTCGTAGAGCAAGGAGAATGGATCAAAATAGATACTAGAACTAACGAATACGTAGAAAGAATTAAAAAATAGTAACTATTCAAATCTAAATAATTTAAAAGGTGCTAAGAGCTAAAATTGGCTCACAGCACCTTTTCTTATTACCAAATTCCCAACATATACTGTATAATCAAACTTACAATAGTTATTCCACTCCAACAAGCAAATCCCATTAAAATAGGTTTTCCTCCTGTCTTTAAAAGCTTAATAATATTAGTATTTAATCCTATTGCACACATAGCCATTACAATAAAAAACTTACTTAAAGTTTTTATTGGTGAGAATACAGATATACTTACTCCAAAAGATACAGCTATTGTAGTAACTATTGATGCCCCAATAAAATAAAGTATAAAGAATGGAAAAATCTGTTTTAAATTTAATTTTTTATCAGACTTATTCTCTTTTGCTGATTTTATTGCTAAAAAAATTGTTATAGGAATAATTGCCAGTGTTCTTGTCAATTTTACAGTAACAGCTTTATCCAGTGTCTCTACTCCTAAATTATAGATAGCATCCCAAGTAGATGCCGCTGCTGTTACAGAAGATGTATCATTTACAGCTGTTCCAGCAAAGATTCCAAAAGCTTCTCCAGAGGTTGTTGAAAACCCTACCAAGGAACCAAATGTTGGAAAAATAAGTGCTGCTAATACATTAAAGAAAAATATTACAGATATTGCCTGTGCTACCTCTTCGTCATTAGCATCTATAACTGGAGCTGTAGCCGCAATAGCTGAACCTCCACATATAGAAGATCCAACTCCTACTAATGTTGCTATCTTTGTTGGAATTTTTAATACTTTTTGGAGTATATATGCTATTATTAATGATGTTGCTATTGTAGCTACTATTATTGGTAAAGATTGAGCTCCTGTTTCTAAAACAACAGAGAGATTTAATCCAAAACCTAAAAGAATAACTGCATATTGAAGTACCTTTTTTGATGTAAAGAGAATTCCCTTTTGAAACGGAGCTTTATCTCTTATAAAGTGAGTTACTACCATTCCTAATAATATTCCAAAAACTGGTCCCCCTATTATAGGATATTTTTCTCCCAATATCCATGCTGGAATACTCAATATTAATACTAAGAACAATCCTAATATATTCTCTTGCATCCATCTCTTTAAACTATTTTTTTGATAACTCATACCACTGTCCCTTCTATCTAGTAATTTTACTAATAAAAAATATCATATTTTAATTGGGATGTAAAATAATAATTATTTATATCTTTATAAATTATACTAATATAGAAAAAAAGCTATCACAATACTAATCTTTAGAAATTAATATTGTAATAGCTCCATTTTATAATCTGAAATCTGATTTTCCACCAGTTTTCTCTATTAATTTTATATCTCCTATTATCATATGTTTATCTACAGCCTTACACATATCATATATTGTAAGAGCTGCTATAGATACAGCTGTAAGGGCTTCCATTTCCACTCCTGTTTTACCTGTTGTTTTCACAACTGCCTCTATCCATATTCTATCCTCAGCAATTTCAAAAGATATATCTGCCCCAGTAAGTAGAATATTATGACACATTGGAATCAGATCCCAAGTCTTCTTTGCCCCACATATACCTCCAACTTGAGCAACAGAAAGAACATCTCCCTTTTTCATCTTTCCTTCACTAACCATATTTATAGTTTCTGGATTCATCTTTATATATCCTCTAGCTATGGCTCTTCTCTGTGTTTCATTCTTTTCACTGACATCAACCATTCTAGCTCTACCTTTTTCATTAAAGTGTGTAAAATCCATAGTTACCCCTGCTTTCCAAATGAACAGTTAGGATAGTGGCAAACTCCACAAGATTGGCACAATCCTCCATTTCCATACATCATAATATCTCTTTTACTCAATCTTTCTCCAGTCATAACTCTCGATAAAACTATATCAAAAATAGTTCTTTTAGAGAACATCACACAACCTGGTAACCCCATCATAGGTATATCACCTAAATAAGATAGTAAAAACATTGACCCCGGTAAAACTGGTGCTCCATAAGTTACTAATTCTCCTCCCATCTCAATAATAGAACTTGGAGTTAAATCATCTGGGTCAACCGACATTCCACCTGTAAATATTAGCATATCTGCCCCTCTATCTAAAAACTCTTTGGCTCTTGCTTTTATAACATCTTTATCATCTGGACATAAAACCTGTCCTACTATCTCACAATTATACTCAGCTAATTTATTCTTTATTACAGCTCCAAATTTATCCTCTATTCTTCCATAAAAAACTTCATTTCCAGTTGTGATAATTCCAACTCTATATTTTTTATATGGAGCAACCTTTAATAATGGAGTCTTTATTAACTCCTTTGCTCTTTCCATCTTCTCTTTAGCCACAACTAGTGGT
This window of the Candidatus Fusobacterium pullicola genome carries:
- a CDS encoding ATP-binding cassette domain-containing protein, translated to MIATSNLGMRFSGRKLFEDVNIKFTPGNCYGLIGANGAGKSTFVKILSGALEPTEGEVIFDKNKRMAVLNQNHFAHEEDKVLDVVLMGHKKLWDIIVEKNAIYAKEEFSDEDGIRAGELEGEFAELNGWEAETEAETLLMGLGIGTELHHKYMKELGEPEKVKVLLAQALFGQPDVLLLDEPTNGLDIRAITWLENFLMDLDNTTVIVISHDRHFLNKVCTHITDIDYGKIKMYVGNYDFWYESNQLMTKLISAKNKKLEQKRQELQEFIARFSANASKSKQATSRKKLLDKLQLEDMQVSNRKYPFVEFKQEREAGNNMLKVENLTKTIDGVKVLDNVSFTIYTGDKVVFLAKNDIVKTTLLNILSGEMEPDSGSYTWGVTTSQAYMPKDNTKFFENKELNLIDWLRPYSPDQHEAFVRGFLGRMLFTGEETLKSCSVLSGGEKVRCMIARMMLTNANVLMFDNPNDHLDLESITSLNKALINFKGTILFGAHDHEFIQTVANRIIEITPNGILDKTMTYDEYLEDERVQARLEELYAE
- a CDS encoding NADH:flavin oxidoreductase; the encoded protein is MASIFDSFKIKNIELRNRIVLPPLVRFSIVGLDGYVTDELVEWYEDVLRGGVGFVIVEATAVSEDGKLRENQLGIWNDSFIPGLKRIADKCHEYNVPVIIQIHHAGFKEDIKNVDKSVLEDILEKFKIAFHRAKLAGFDGIEIHGAHTYLISQLNSRLWNTRNDEYGGSFEGRMYFSKRLIEETRELFDDNFILGYRMGGNEPELSDGIEIAKYLEGLGVDVIHVSSGVPDPKYMRKEKIDISSDFPLDWVIYMGVEIKKHLSIPVIGVRNIKKESQASWLVENNLLDLVAVGRAMIARPNWVNVARKEYEARNGVKNS
- the earP gene encoding elongation factor P maturation arginine rhamnosyltransferase EarP; translated protein: MELKTLDIFCEIIDNYGDIGVVYRTAKELQKIFPKSKIRAFLNKLDEFKKINSQVLDLPSQNIDGIEYITFDYLRDNANELLTAQVIIEAFGCQIPKEYMEIAYDNSELLINLEYLSAEDWIEDFHLQSSPLGRGKLKKVFFMPGFTEKSGGVIADSNYLERIQRVLENKEFYEKKYLSDIEDRENKIIGTLFSYEKNFTPLLEDLKKLDKDVVILAMGEKTQDSLRKIFKNFSIEDFRNSLKYGKIEIRFLNFLNQEEYEELINIVDFNFVRGEDSFIRAVLIGKPYMWHIYCQEEYAHMDKIEGFLDKYRRVIENFSDEDFLLNMEKFFKDYNFRKENSLELGKESYLYFFENLAKIEKYNTIFRDFLIQKCNLINKLKDFIEKY
- the efp gene encoding elongation factor P, translating into MKIAQELRAGSTIKIGNDPFVILKAEYNKSGRNAAVVKFKMKNLISGNISDAVYKADDKMDDIRLDKVKAIYSYHDGEFYVFSNPETWDQIELKEEDLGDALYYLQEEMELEVVYYESTPVAVELPTFVEREIVYTEPGLRGDTTGKVLKPAKINTGYEIQVPLFVEQGEWIKIDTRTNEYVERIKK
- a CDS encoding YeiH family protein translates to MQENILGLFLVLILSIPAWILGEKYPIIGGPVFGILLGMVVTHFIRDKAPFQKGILFTSKKVLQYAVILLGFGLNLSVVLETGAQSLPIIVATIATSLIIAYILQKVLKIPTKIATLVGVGSSICGGSAIAATAPVIDANDEEVAQAISVIFFFNVLAALIFPTFGSLVGFSTTSGEAFGIFAGTAVNDTSSVTAAASTWDAIYNLGVETLDKAVTVKLTRTLAIIPITIFLAIKSAKENKSDKKLNLKQIFPFFILYFIGASIVTTIAVSFGVSISVFSPIKTLSKFFIVMAMCAIGLNTNIIKLLKTGGKPILMGFACWSGITIVSLIIQYMLGIW
- the moaC gene encoding cyclic pyranopterin monophosphate synthase MoaC; its protein translation is MDFTHFNEKGRARMVDVSEKNETQRRAIARGYIKMNPETINMVSEGKMKKGDVLSVAQVGGICGAKKTWDLIPMCHNILLTGADISFEIAEDRIWIEAVVKTTGKTGVEMEALTAVSIAALTIYDMCKAVDKHMIIGDIKLIEKTGGKSDFRL
- a CDS encoding molybdopterin-binding protein, with the protein product MKKIKTVDAVGYVLQHDITQILPGEFKGRAFKKGHIIKEEDIPKLLSLGKDHIYVFELGDKGVHENEAAVILGELGKGENIYTDDEIKEGKINFRAECDGILKVDSENLLELNMLGEISFATLPNNYSVKKGELVGGARVIPLVVAKEKMERAKELIKTPLLKVAPYKKYRVGIITTGNEVFYGRIEDKFGAVIKNKLAEYNCEIVGQVLCPDDKDVIKARAKEFLDRGADMLIFTGGMSVDPDDLTPSSIIEMGGELVTYGAPVLPGSMFLLSYLGDIPMMGLPGCVMFSKRTIFDIVLSRVMTGERLSKRDIMMYGNGGLCQSCGVCHYPNCSFGKQG